The nucleotide sequence GTATTCATTATTTCTTTGCTGGGGTGTAAGTCAAACTTATATAAGTTAAGTAATGAGACCTTATTTTCTTTTCGATAGCACGAGTGAAAAGGAAggaagcaaaaagaaaacaacaagacATGAAAGTGTAGAAAATCTTGTATAGAAATCAAGAAAGCAGCGTgagaaaatattaacaaattctGAAAGAACAATTTGTAATTAGTGAATCATTTGTCTGTTgtgagaacaaaaaaaaaacaatacctaAGTAGATGCAACAAGCTCCCATTAGTATACCAACCGCGACGACGAGGataatgatgaaaacaaaagtatattgatTGTTGATTGTAGGTGGAAGACTACCGTCTGTGTTGACGATTTTGTTAGTTGTCTGTGGTTCTACTGTGTAGAGAATATATGTagacagtatatacagtacataccaTATGATGGGAAATGCTTACCCTAATGATATAAATTAGTCAAAATCGAAAATATAATATTGAACATTGAATTTCGTACAACTGTAtctttattattaaaatgaaattgataTGAACTTGTGTAATTTGGAGTCTGGGAATGAACACTTAAATCAATGGGTATTCATGGTAGGAAGGCAGCAGGCATGAAGATAAAATAGATGTAATAAACCATAACATAAATTGTAGACATTTTAATATTGAGCATAATTTATGATCTGATTCATGTTAATGGATGTTGAACTAACCTATTCCTTGAAATAATAATTCAGCTTTGGAGGTAAGTTGAAAAAGTTTTGCATTTGTTCCTACAGCTCTGCATTCGACAGTTAGTCTGTCATTTGACGTGTCTTTGACAGTGAACTCTGTCGTAAGGATTATGTCAAATGTGCCGTCAATGGATTTTGTTTTCAGCTGCTTTTGTCCATGGAATGTAATCATCTGTGCAGAGTCGTCGTGGTACACTCTCCACTCTAAGTCTACCTCTGGCCGTATGCCCTTCACGGCGCACCTTAATATTTCGTTATAGTTTACATCTAGTACACAATAGCGATCCTGAGTACACCCATCAATGATGGGATAGTTTGGGATTGGATTTTCTGCaggaaaggaaacaaatatGATTGAATTGCTACTCGAGTATTGATATATAACTACGATTGACTGATGAAACTCTGATTTGAAATTCTAAataaaagaggggggggggggcggaggggcGTGGGGATACAGACAGCGATCGTCGTACATAAAAATAATAGCATCGTAGCGAGGTTATTAAAACCATTGTCATCCGCAACTAGGTATAGCACTTACCATATACAACGAGATTGAATAACATGACACCTCCCATAGTACCGTGAGTGTATGTGCACATGTATATTCCCTCGTGTCTCAGTTGTACATCACGTAATATTAAATTCCCTTCTCGTAACTCATAATCTCTTGATATTACGTATGTTGCATTGGCTGTATCCACATCGACAACAACAGGTGTGCTAATATTGTCCTCTGTAGAGATCATTTCCCAGACGAGAAGCAAATGATGACCATCAATGCATGGAAGCTCTATCTTCTCGTTTCGCGCAACTGATACTTCTGTTGTATCAACCTGGGATGTTTCCTTCCCTTTGTTATGAACCAAAGTCAATGCCTCGCTATGCACCAGCAAATTAAGCGGATCGGCGGCTTTACAAACGAGTAGAGACAGGTATGATGATTGTATGAAAGGTTCAGTAACAGTCAGGAAACTTGTCCACGTGCTCGTCTTGTGTTTGAAAATGGTTATGTTGTTTAATTGTATGTAACCTTCTACAGTGTTGGCCAGCCATGTTAATGACATGGCAGGTCTAGCTTCCTGCATTCGACACGTTATTGATCGTCCCTGTTTCCATTGGATATAACATACGCTACTTTGTATGTCACAATCGTCAACAACAGGGAAAGGTGGGTTCGGCCGAACTAGAAATTTGGAgatgaaagaaaagataaagacGGATTTTCAGTAAAACTGGTAGGTGATGCATACTTTATAGTGGACCATTTTATTGGAGGTTTAACTGCAAGCCTTAGTTTTCATACCACGTTTCCAGGAAATTGGATCCCAGTATCATTTGTCTCGACGGCCTTTTTCTTTCGGAACACATTTTGGGCTATAACACTTACTTACCACATCTTCTAGATAGTCCTCCTCTCACATTAGATCAGGTATTATTTAGGCCTACTTATTGTAATAACATGCGAATTAACTAATAAACAATACCAACAATTTTGGAGGTGTCAAATAATCTATAGAATATAGTTTTATGTCTTCAATGAACAGTCAGGTTCATGATATTCGAGGTAGACAATGATTGCTAAACACTTTGAAGGTTTGAATATAATGGATGTTATGCTCACTGTAGGACttatatcaatataaatatcTTGCTAGGCTGTTCTGATCAGTTTTGCATTCATACATAGTGAATCTGGTTTCATGTCCGACAGACACGTTCTTGATTATGTACTTTTGTGTAGAGCTTATGATgtcaataattataataaaattcATCAATCCATTACTATGGCTTCATATTACGTTGAATCATGAGGACTCATAATTTTCGAATTATATTCAAagttaaaataaagtaaataagtTGTCTCATAtataaaaagaagtaaaagataCAATGGTTTGAATCCAgtaaatatatagtatttacTTACTATAGGTAATTAGATCGATATCATGCCTTGCTAGGCTTTCCTGATCCGTTTCATATTCATACACCGTGAATTTGATTTCGTGTTCCACCGATACGTTGTTGATTATTAATGATCCATCTGATCGGATGTCGAATTCCCCTGAGTCATAACCTGCCCCTTCAGCATTTTGGTTAGTGATGAGGCTTACTGTTGCTGGACCGTCTGTTATGGTAAGCTTATAATACCAATGAATGCTAGAGAAGTTATCACTGAAGCTACAAACAATCGTCCCTGTTTTTCCAATCTCAAGATACTGAGGAGATTTACATCCATTTTGGGCAGCTGTTAGGTAAGGAAATACAATATCATAGTTCATAATACGTCTTAGGATTTgcaaatgttgaaaaaaaaaaactcttgttTAAGAGACTGAAGACTTTAACTCCAAACAAATCGTTAAGTCCTTATCGATTCTCAATCAGATTCCGTGGTGATAATAATATTCATGGATCAATTGAAAACCTGATAGACAAGatggcaatccatggagttgtaGATCTCATGCCTTCTATAATGGAATGGATCTACATTGATCTTTGCCCTTGACCTTTGAAAACTACATAAAtactattttcaaatttaacttaTGATTTTCTAGATATCTTGTAGTTAAATTACTTTTTCCAACGaactgacaagcagaaaatggcagAAAACAGTTTTGGGGTATTTGAACTTTTGATTTACATAATACCTCTAAGGATTATTAAAAAAGGCGTTAAAGACTAAAGACTTTAACTACCATTGTTAAGTCGATAAGTCTTTgtcgattttcaattatatttctAGGTGCTAATAATATTCATAGAtcgattgaaaacaaaatggaaaaatttgtattttcttttatttcagcTATTGAACTTAATTGtaacatatatagtgcacataTCCAAACCATATCAAATCTTATAGAATATATTATTACTGTTGATACTACGGATTCTTGGTATGGTCAGTTCGACGCATTAACTTTATACTACTTACTATGGCTTTGACGACAAACTAATTTAATAACAGGTCAGCACATAGGAAGTTGACATAGGAAGTTGAAGTATGACTATGTGAAAACATTACTTTGGATAGTTACTCACCTAAGGAAATATTAGCAAGAACCATGAGAAATATAGCCTGTGCTGCCTTATTTGCCATTTTATTTGACGTCAGAGAGCTGCAGAATATAAACGTCATGTGGTTTAACGTAGTAACTTAGCAAAGGTATAGTAAAAGGGAATAAACTAAAATCATTTTGGGATTCGATTCCTCATGCAAACAGAGTTATAAGCTTGCTTTGTTACATAATTGTTATATGTCATAGTTCAGTACTATGCTATCAAACTCAGTCTGGCGAGTAGAACATGGTTTATCAGTGTGATGTTGCAGGTTGCTACATTAAATGCGAACGTTATTGTATCGGTTCTGTTTACAGCACAGCTGGGTGCATCAACCACATTACATTGAGAACTACGTAACGCATACATGTAAATTTATAACTTTTGGCCCTCAGATTCCTTCTTCGTTGAAAATCCATGAACACTAACACTTAATTTATCGTTAAACTGTAGCATGAACCAGTATTTGTAAAACCCTGCAGTTATCCACCAGGCATAACTAGCTTACATCACGTGACGATCATGGCGACCTTCGTGGACTTAAAGCTATGCATGTTTATGTTCCTTCTTTTGAGTTACCGTTTCTCGAATGTTATTGTATCTGTTCTGTTTTTACAGCATAGCTGGGTACATTTTAACGTAACCACATTACATTGATAACTATAAGCACATTTGTAATAGCTTGCACCCTTCTGCGTCGAAAATCCATGAGCACTAACAAAATGTATCGTTAAACTGTAGCACGAACCAGTAATTGTGAAATCCTGCAGTAATCCACCAGGCTTATGACTAACTTACACCACGTGACGATCATGGAGACGTGGAATCACGCCTGTGTACGTTTGAGTTATCTTTTCGCAACAGTCGCGTGTAACGTTCATGGAACATTACTGTAGAATGTATGGCAACTGTCTTGGCAATGTCTTTAtcgataaatatatatcttaatagTGATACTTTATGTTAAACTTACCTTATAGGCCTATGTCAAACCGGCGCGAAGAATATAACCGGCGCGAGGAATAACACATAATCTCATGTATGTTTACAGCATACCCAGTTATGATAATTAGATTCACGGGCGTGGGTATGTACGAATCAAAGGTTAGGTTGTTACTTAAATCAGAtcaatgtgtatgtgtgttgtaCGAATTTAGCACAATGGCGCGGTATGCATTTTCCTCAAGCACTACGGTATCAAAGTTCATATTTCTTATAGATTTTGTTTAACTAATCGCAACAGCATGAGGGTTAATTCCTGGTTGAAATTCACATGCAAGGAAAAACTCGAAATTTTCCGAAAGGTAAAATGGTGGGAAGCAAGCATCGGTGCATATTTACTAGGAAAAGAATACATGCGTTCTGCGTACTGTTACTTATTATTATCACAAGTAGAATGATAGTGATAGTGAAAGATATTTAACGTTAAAAATACCCAAACTCTGATTGTTCTGTACACATAATTCGAAACTTTCGTAAGCTATTACTGTATTGTTCGGACTCCCATCAATAGGGTCCGAATGAAGCTGTCCAATAATCATTCATGAATTTGATGAGTGATGGGTATATAAGTGTATACTTTATAACCTAATTACCAAAGTTAATCAATAGATTGTGCTTACAAGcagacttttatttttttatttgcctAGAAGATTACTAAACTTTAAGTTGATCTATCATTAATTGAAGACTTGTCCATCAATAACAATTCAAGCGTCCTCCAATTGATTTATTAATGTTAATCGTTTGCTTTCGAATCTCCCTAATATGAATGTTTGAACACTACTAACAATAAATTACACACTATGGATGACGGTTCTAAGGTCCTTTGCTTTATCACTGTCAAGcaaacagaaaatatgaaacagctTCCCCAATAAAGAAGCAGACGTTACCGAAACCATTGCAATTAATATGTTCCGAAGCAACGTGTCTTCTGAACGGACTTCATTGCGGCGCCATACGGTAAAAACTAAttgaaataaaagttaaatCTAATACAGTTGGCAGGAGCGGACCCATAATTTTCTTAAGGGGGAGGGGCGAAGTTGATCTGATGAACGGAATTGTCACCACCATTGATTGGGCGCGGAGCGTATcaagaatgattttttttttgccaaaaagtCTCCCAGATGACACTTCCCAGGACTTGTCATGTTAGTTGCatttattatctttattttgcgATCTcatattttagaaatttacgATTACACAAAATCTGGTCTCTATAGCCTACTGCGCGCAAAGCGCGTCTAATATAGCTATACCAAAAACACATTGATAGACTATACATTAATCATTAGCTTCTGAAAGGAGGATTGAGTCTGGGACGGTTTTTGGagtgaggaggagggggacTCACATGGAAGTCGACGGTCAGTGTGATGTGTGACCCCTTTTTAGAGGCAAACTTCAAACGAAATGAACCGCCGATACATCATGTTTGACAAATCTATTTCCATTTCCAGATGCATTACTATCAAACTGATTTTACAAAAAGAAGGCAATGGTTGTAAAATTAAGCTGCTTTTTCATTTAAACAAAAGTAACTTTTAATTTTATACATTGCAGGAAACCTACCTCTAAATCACAAAGGGTCATTATAATTACCAGATAGGGGTTGAAACGGACGTAGTTTTtagttattttttaataaatatgtgGTGGAACGAAGTAGGCATATAGGTATCATGTCCACAAAAATGCCCCggtcatatttatattttttattagtatttattCACATGTGGATAATATGGTAATAAAACAACTAGTTATCCGATGAACGCAACATAATAGCGCTCTCGATTTTGCATATCACCATATAATCTATGTGGCAATAGCGGTTTACAAAACTGTATATAATGGATTCAAGGTGATTACCGTAACATTATAATATGTGCCGTTTTTTCGAGTTTTATCCGGAGGAGTAAAacataacatgtttttttcAGCCAATGTGCGTACTCTTTGTAAACAAACGTGTAATTTGTAACTCGTCATTATCACAGATGTACTTAGCAGCTTCCGTAGATTTTGTGAGCAATCGAAAGTTCAAGCAGTATATGGAATTGAATCGTTCTTTGTCCGTTTGAGATTCAAAGCTAAGCTTAACGGTTATTTCTTAGTAGGATCTATTTCGTCAACTACAGTGCTTAATATCTGATTTTGCCATAGAATGGTTATTTCTCTTTAGTGTTTTAATTGAAGAATCATCGCGTTTGAGTATTTAAAAAAGCATTAAGGTATTCTGCGCTCCTGTTCGTCGTCCACCGTATTAAGTATATTGATTTAAATATGTCGCTTGTCATTAAAATACGCTGTCTTCTTGTTATAATGTACTGCATCCACTACAGTTTGGGTAATTATCTCATCGTGTCGGAAAAATCGGATTCTgtcatatttgaaaattgttgccgtggaaggcaaaacaaaacttggAAATTTGAGAGCGACGTTCTGTTTTTTAATTGGATTCCGAGCATGAAAAGTCCTATCAAAGACACTATTTCACTCGATTCTAGTAATTCACTACGTATTAATGACCTGTCTCTGATACATGAAGGAATTTATCAGTGTATATGCGATAATCATCATGTGAAAAACTATTCATTGGAAATTAAAGGTTGGTGAAATTGTTTGGAAAATATAATAGGAAAATATGTTATTCATTTCACGTCTTTCAGCTTTTTTGTAGTAACTGTTCAACTGTGTCATAATTAACCGATCAAAACATAACATGACTCAGTTGTCTTTTTCAAAGTAGCATATTAACTATCCACCTTATCCAATGATACCCATGTATACAAGTAGTGCTGTTATGCATTAAATTGTCCAAGTCAAATTTAACTATAGGGATTTAGGATTTCCGGTAACTTTTTTATGAAGTGTCATCTTGCGTTATAATTTTTCCACagcaaaaaatcaaataaataaataattgaaaagaaaCGGAACGGAGAAGGAACAAAGATCGaagacaaatttaaatttaaaaacattaacTCTGCAGTATTTCCTGTTATTACCTTCCATAATGTTACCTGTTTGAAGTAGCCAAGCATCTTGTAGTTTGAGATATTACTAGTGTAGCTTATAGCTTTCTCACTAGAAAACAAGGGTTGGCGTTCCGCGTACTGCCAACTCGTTCagaaaatttacatatttaagaATCAACAACTTGGTATTACAGTTGAAAATCTGGCTCATCACATAGCAAAGCTATGTGTTTCAAATTAACTAAAAGTTAACTACATTGTTAAGGAAAACTTATATCATAGAATTTGCCAAGATAGAACTAAAATTGTCAAAGGAAAATGAAGAAATGTTCGTTTTACCGCCATTACCAATCCTCTTTAACTCCATAAACGTCACAAACTATTACAATGTAAGACGCATTCACAGTGACTATCCTAAACCAAAGTTTTACTTATCGGTGTTTCAGACTTTAAAAAGATATTTTCCTGGACATTTTCTAAATCAAACAAAGACGATCATTTTAGTCTGTCAATGTATCGTCTGATCTCATTTAACAATCTTCACGATGTGAGAATAGTTTTAACTACATTTCGTTAGAATTGTTTTAGTGTTTGCAGTTATCTTAAGATTTTATGGCTTATACCCATCGAAAAGAAATAAACTTATAGTACGGATAATCATCCTTCATATAGTGGTCGTAAACTCCATACGAACAAGAAACTATTTAAGGACTGCCAGGTTAACGGCAAACCCAAAACAATGTATATCAATTACAACATTTTGTTAGAGTAGTGAAGGCATACGAAAGTCGGGTTTTCAACGCAAATCACGCCCACCGTCTGATAGCCAGACACACATGTCATCAACATTTACTATTCCTACAGTGTTTTGATTTGCACACTGCATACCGCTTATTAAACTTGGTTGTTTTCGTGTAACAAACATGGACaatatgattttaattttgGCTTTATTTCCAGTGCAAAATCATTAGATCTAGCTTAACATTCCAGTGAAAAGTTACTTAGAAAAACAGATATGCATATTTGTTTTAGTAATATTGTCATACTATTTACAAGTCGAAACGGATTCCGTGTTTCAAATTAACTTGCATAAGTACATTACATCAATGGGTCTTCTCATAAATGTGGTGTTTTTAATACACTACTTTAATCCGCCCTCATTACAAGAGATGGCGGTATCTTTGAATCATGTTTCGCGGATATTTCAAGAACTTTACTGGGCCTAGTTTATGCTTCCTTTATCCATTCCATATCCCAATAATTCATTTACCAAGGAGGTGAAAATGTTATTCAGCTTTCGTGTCGATAAGTTAACTACTTAATTTCACGTTTCACCATATACTAAAAAGAGGAAAATAAGTGCTTGTAAGTTTCGTAGAAATCGATACAATAATTTTAAAGCAAGTAAGTTGGCGAAACGTGTCCAAGATAACAACCCgttgttaccccccccccccccacacacacctgCCATTCTCTCTCACACACACGTTTAAGGTTGGCCACAGTGGACAAAAATTATCGAATATATGTCAGCATTTAATCGAACATATGTCGGCATAAATTATCGAATGTTGACCACTGTGGCCAACCAAACACGTTGCAGTTAATAGATATCTGTACGTTATAGTGATCCCATGTAGGCTTATTGTGGCAATGAAGGTATCAATTTATTGTATGCAAATGAAACGTAGAACATTAATTTACTCTGTAACCGCTTACAAGTCACCAAGCAAACAACTAATTAAGTTGTATCAGGTACTAAGTATATTGCAAAGTACAACATATATAGATGGAGACGGTAAAGAGTCACATGAATGATGAACTTTAACACAGACAAAAGATAACATAGACAACAGATAAACCGATTCATATGCAATCACAATCGCCAGTTTTTCATAAGAAGGTTTAAGTTGTAAGAGCTAATTTATCTAACGCAAACAATTGTATTTTAAATATCATTCGTTTGCAACTTCAAGACGGTTATGGTAGCCGCCATTTTGTCTGTAACTGAATGTAAGCTGTTCAAATTTGGTACTTGTGCTGGAAATTCGTCTTCGATGTGAAGGATAGCAAGTGACTTCGATTGTGATTCTGAATACAATGGTAAGTATTCGATTGCTGAAAAACAGTCATACAGGGTTCTTACTGAGTCTTTTAGAACCATGTGCACCAACTGCGCAAACTCGCGGGCAATCAATTGAGTTTACTTGTAAGGTTAGGATATAACGCTCTTGAGAGCAGAACTTAGTTCATTGggttaacatatatttattcgTATGTCATATGctcatttttgtttataaacGCGTTCCATCAATAAAAAACTTAAAGCGCTTTTaacaagaaaatataaacaaagttGTTCAGAAATTTTGTGCAAAtagaaagtgaaaacaatacCTTAAAGCAATTACAAAAACGCAAAACAATATAGGAAACAAATATCAGTTAACGGTTAAATTAAATCCCTTACATCTAAATAGCAGAGACTATAATGGCAATGAAAGTAGTACTGTAAATGTTTCCAAACAAAAATGACTTCTAGCCTAAGGACAGATGCATACTTCTCCGACCCGATTGCGACCCGACGCAACTGACAAAAAATCAGTCGGGTTGGTCCAGTGTGCGGGAAATCTTGCTTCCGACCAGACCACGATCAGACTGTTGGTCCTAATCGTGACCAAATCGAGCATAAAAAATGTTGCGTAGCAGTCGTTGCGTAGCATTTGAGTCGGATTGTGTCGGTCAACGACCCTAATCCGATCCGATTCTAATGGATATCCAATGAGGAAGCGTAGTAAAGTCAGGTAACGGTTGAAGAAATTCAAAATGGCTGCCGCCTGTAGACTGATGAGCAGAAGACTAAGCTGTGGCGACGGGCTAGTGTGCGGCTAACATACAATCCGACTGCAGCCCCACGCCGACCCGATTGTCTCCAATTCATCCCCGACGATTAGTTGGGGTGAGTTGCGTCGGGTCCGTGCAGTGAGCGCCTGCTTTTACTCCTCAGCAAAATACATAAATGTTCGTCCACCCGTTCTGACAATTATGTTCTCACAATTAGTTCCGAAAAGGggtcaattaaatatttatattaaagcTATCTCATTTGAAACTTCCAAAAAGGCAGCCAtataaaccaaagaaaaaatacaGTGTGGTAATCTATTTTCCCATGATATGAGCCAGCTGAATAATTCAGCAACTCAACATAATCACCTCTGGGAACAGAAAAATTATCCTGATTACCCTCGCCTTTCAACGGGCGTTGATTCCTCTATCCTTTCATCTCCACCCATGCTGCTACTTCAGttataaaatattgaagcttACTATGAGGAACCCATGACGTAATGGGGTAgaaacattttacaaacatgAGTAAGGTAAGTaaattaaagaagaaattgTGAAGATGCTTTATTACGTCAGAAAGTTATCCAATCTTTTAATTAACATTTCAATTAAAATATCGCAACAGTAAAAACAGTTCTGAAATACAATCAGTACTACTCTCTTCAATAATTCCATATTGTGAGGTCAAATATCGCAAATGAAGATGGTTTTGTAGATTTCAGAGATAAAATAGTAATATAGTCCAATTAAACCGCTTATCGTTTAGATTAAATTACATTTAGCAAGGTTATATGCCTCCTTCCCGCCATGCCAAACTAATCGTCTACCTCAGTCCCAAATCGGCCAGTTCAGTGCCATACCATTGATGTTGTAATTTCTCTAACGATTGTattaaccccacctccctccccccaagaAGAGAGTAAAACAAGAACTTGTGGATATATAGTAATGTATAATTAAGTGAGATAAGCATACGTATACATTGGTAATGTATGCGAATTTGACGATACGTAACGGGGTGTGAAGAAATGGTGATTTGGAGGAACCGCTTAGATTAATATTTCTGATCCATTACCCGGGACAATTGAAATGGCCTGATCAGGCCTTCTTGTGATTTACAATGGAACGATGCATCAATAGCTTCCACAAAttatgaatgaaaagaaaatcaaaccttaaatgaacttttaGGATCCCACAATATTCTTATGTATCACGTGAGAGGGAAAGGGGAGTGTTGCGGGAAACTAATACTGAGTATTTTAATACTGATAAACTATCATAATCTGACATCATCTATCTGAAGAGCTTTAACAACTTTCATAGCTTTTAGATTAATTGTTATATGAAACTGATGCAtatgaaaatattgacaataaTTCATTCAAAGAAGGGACTAATGTATTCATCGTTCATTGTATATGAACAAGATGTGTCATACATTTTAAACACAATGctgtt is from Apostichopus japonicus isolate 1M-3 chromosome 16, ASM3797524v1, whole genome shotgun sequence and encodes:
- the LOC139983169 gene encoding uncharacterized protein produces the protein MQEARPAMSLTWLANTVEGYIQLNNITIFKHKTSTWTSFLTVTEPFIQSSYLSLLVCKAADPLNLLVHSEALTLVHNKGKETSQVDTTEVSVARNEKIELPCIDGHHLLLVWEMISTEDNISTPVVVDVDTANATYVISRDYELREGNLILRDVQLRHEGIYMCTYTHGTMGGVMLFNLVVYENPIPNYPIIDGCTQDRYCVLDVNYNEILRCAVKGIRPEVDLEWRVYHDDSAQMITFHGQKQLKTKSIDGTFDIILTTEFTVKDTSNDRLTVECRAVGTNAKLFQLTSKAELLFQGIVEPQTTNKIVNTDGSLPPTINNQYTFVFIIILVVAVGILMGACCIYLGYRKTRDPQVSTANIEENVPMVQNAGKVVIITRITPNYATKSFN